From one Enterobacter kobei genomic stretch:
- a CDS encoding flagellar protein FliT codes for MTHDALRQQIESLLVAMSDSLDKQRWRRLPALHRRLMMLFAQYRDAAPSPDELADLKARLRDGFAQIIARRQARAGQLQARMEKHRQQQEGRLAYSMVNLVAEQTS; via the coding sequence ATGACCCATGACGCATTACGTCAGCAGATCGAGAGCCTGCTGGTGGCGATGAGCGACAGCCTCGACAAACAGCGCTGGCGACGGCTGCCCGCGCTGCACCGGCGGCTGATGATGCTGTTTGCCCAGTATCGCGACGCCGCACCGTCGCCTGATGAACTGGCCGATCTGAAAGCCCGTCTGCGCGACGGCTTTGCGCAGATCATCGCCCGTCGTCAGGCGCGCGCCGGACAGTTACAGGCGCGCATGGAAAAGCACCGCCAGCAGCAGGAAGGGCGGCTGGCTTACTCAATGGTCAATCTGGTGGCGGAGCAGACATCATGA
- the fliD gene encoding flagellar filament capping protein FliD, which yields MINPQQIAKKFALMDISTKASSLARQQNDIDTQTSALDSLDSALTAFQSAVDALNSETGGPVVNTVTANNDSATITADSTAEEGSYTFFVDQLATAQQSTLAFADGDIPSSGTFTITMGDSEMDIDLSTVDSNVDGSVSVAELADAINDSPDNPGVTATIVNTNGATTLMLTADDTGAENAFTVSASGIDPASAFATDISNQKDLAVAQDSVVYLGSSPETGVMITSSSNTYTDLIPGVSITFAEESADGEPLTFSVKNDSSASQEKVQTFVDAYNTLVDTLDGLTTNGGGTGPAGPLAGDAGISSLERQIEDITHASYNGVSIVDYGITLDSDGHLQIDSEKFDDAMEENPDGLTALFVGPDSMTAQLDSLMETWLDDTDGIISQRQSNLDDKQEKVTNSVDDLKTRYNTSYERYLEEFTSTLVEIESMQMSMAAFM from the coding sequence ATGATCAACCCGCAGCAGATTGCGAAAAAATTCGCCCTGATGGATATCTCCACCAAGGCGTCATCGCTGGCGCGCCAGCAGAATGACATTGATACGCAGACCAGCGCGCTGGACAGCCTGGACAGCGCTCTGACGGCATTCCAGAGCGCAGTGGATGCACTGAACAGCGAGACGGGCGGCCCGGTGGTCAATACCGTTACCGCGAACAACGACTCGGCAACCATCACCGCCGACTCCACCGCTGAGGAAGGCTCCTACACCTTTTTCGTTGACCAGCTGGCCACCGCCCAGCAGTCCACGCTGGCTTTTGCTGATGGTGACATACCGAGCAGCGGCACCTTTACCATCACCATGGGTGACAGTGAAATGGATATTGACCTCAGCACGGTCGATTCCAACGTTGACGGCAGCGTATCGGTGGCGGAGCTGGCGGATGCCATTAACGATTCGCCGGATAACCCGGGCGTGACGGCAACCATCGTTAACACTAACGGGGCCACCACCCTGATGCTGACCGCCGATGACACCGGGGCGGAAAACGCCTTTACCGTCTCCGCCAGCGGCATCGATCCGGCCTCAGCGTTCGCTACCGACATCAGCAACCAGAAAGATCTGGCGGTGGCACAGGACTCGGTGGTCTACCTCGGCAGTTCGCCGGAAACCGGCGTGATGATCACCAGCAGCAGCAACACCTACACCGATCTGATCCCCGGCGTCAGCATTACGTTCGCCGAAGAATCCGCTGATGGCGAACCGCTGACCTTCAGCGTCAAAAACGATTCCAGCGCCTCGCAGGAAAAGGTGCAGACCTTCGTTGATGCCTATAACACGCTGGTGGACACGCTTGACGGGTTAACCACCAACGGCGGCGGCACCGGGCCTGCCGGACCGCTGGCGGGGGACGCGGGGATCTCGTCGCTGGAGCGTCAGATCGAGGACATCACCCACGCCAGCTATAACGGCGTATCCATCGTCGATTACGGCATCACGCTGGATTCTGACGGGCATCTGCAAATCGACAGCGAAAAATTCGATGACGCGATGGAAGAAAATCCGGACGGCCTGACCGCGCTGTTTGTCGGCCCGGACAGCATGACCGCCCAGCTCGACAGCCTGATGGAGACCTGGCTTGACGATACCGACGGCATCATCTCGCAGCGTCAGAGCAACCTTGATGACAAACAGGAAAAAGTCACCAACAGCGTGGATGACCTGAAGACCCGTTACAACACCTCTTATGAACGCTACCTGGAGGAATTCACCTCCACGCTGGTTGAAATTGAAAGTATGCAAATGAGCATGGCGGCGTTCATGTAA
- the glnS gene encoding glutamine--tRNA ligase, protein MSEAEARPSNFIRQIIDEDLASGKHSTVHTRFPPEPNGYLHIGHAKSICLNFGIAQDYQGQCNLRFDDTNPVKEDIEYVESIKHDVQWLGFHWSGDVRYSSDYFDQLHQYAVELINKGLAYVDELTPEQIREYRGTLTAPGKNSPFRDRSVEENLALFEKMRTGGFAEGTACLRAKIDMASPFIVMRDPVLYRIKFAEHHQTGNKWCIYPMYDFTHCISDALEGITHSLCTLEFQDNRRLYDWVLDNITIPVHPRQYEFSRLNLEYTVMSKRKLNLLVTDKHVEGWDDPRMPTISGLRRRGYTAAAVREFCKRIGVTKQDNTIEMASLESCIREDLNENAPRAMAVIDPVKLVIENYPQSESEMVTMPNHPNKPEMGNREVPFSGEIWIDRADFREEANKQYKRLVLGKEVRLRNAYVIKAERVEKDAEGNITTIFCSYDAETLSKDPADGRKVKGVIHWVSAAHALPVEIRLYDRLFSVPNPGAAEDFLTTINPESLVIKQGFAEPGLKAAQPEKAYQFEREGYFCLDGRHSTADKLVFNRTVGLRDTWAKAGE, encoded by the coding sequence ATGAGTGAGGCAGAAGCCCGCCCAAGTAACTTTATCCGTCAGATCATTGATGAAGATCTGGCCAGTGGTAAGCACAGCACCGTGCACACCCGTTTTCCGCCGGAGCCGAACGGTTATCTGCATATCGGCCACGCGAAATCCATCTGCCTGAACTTTGGCATTGCCCAGGATTATCAGGGCCAGTGCAACCTGCGTTTCGATGACACCAACCCGGTAAAAGAAGACATCGAATACGTAGAGTCCATCAAACACGACGTGCAGTGGCTCGGTTTTCACTGGTCCGGCGACGTGCGCTACTCCTCAGATTATTTCGATCAACTGCACCAGTATGCGGTTGAGCTGATCAACAAAGGCCTGGCCTATGTTGACGAGCTGACGCCTGAGCAGATCCGTGAATACCGCGGCACCCTGACCGCTCCGGGCAAAAACAGCCCGTTCCGCGATCGCAGCGTGGAAGAGAACCTGGCGCTGTTCGAAAAAATGCGTACCGGCGGCTTCGCAGAAGGCACCGCCTGTCTGCGCGCCAAAATCGACATGGCCTCGCCATTTATCGTCATGCGTGATCCGGTGCTGTACCGCATTAAGTTTGCTGAACACCATCAGACCGGCAACAAGTGGTGCATCTACCCGATGTACGATTTCACCCACTGCATCAGCGATGCGCTGGAAGGGATCACCCACTCGCTCTGTACGCTGGAGTTCCAGGACAACCGCCGTCTGTACGACTGGGTGCTGGATAACATCACTATTCCGGTTCACCCGCGTCAGTACGAGTTCTCGCGCCTGAATCTGGAATACACCGTGATGTCCAAGCGTAAGCTGAACCTGCTGGTAACGGACAAGCACGTTGAAGGCTGGGACGATCCGCGTATGCCGACCATCTCCGGTCTGCGTCGCCGTGGCTATACCGCCGCTGCGGTACGCGAGTTCTGCAAGCGTATCGGCGTCACCAAACAGGACAACACCATTGAAATGGCGTCGCTGGAGTCCTGCATCCGTGAAGATCTGAACGAAAACGCGCCGCGCGCGATGGCGGTCATCGATCCGGTTAAACTGGTGATCGAAAACTACCCGCAGAGTGAAAGCGAAATGGTCACCATGCCGAACCATCCGAACAAACCGGAAATGGGCAACCGTGAAGTGCCGTTTAGCGGTGAGATCTGGATCGATCGTGCAGACTTCCGCGAAGAAGCCAACAAACAGTACAAGCGTCTGGTGCTGGGAAAAGAAGTGCGTCTGCGCAATGCTTACGTGATCAAAGCCGAGCGCGTGGAAAAAGATGCGGAAGGCAACATCACCACCATCTTCTGCTCTTACGATGCTGAGACGCTGAGTAAGGATCCGGCGGATGGTCGCAAGGTGAAAGGCGTCATTCACTGGGTGAGCGCAGCCCACGCGCTGCCGGTGGAAATTCGCTTGTACGATCGTCTGTTCAGCGTGCCGAACCCGGGCGCGGCAGAGGATTTCCTCACCACCATCAACCCGGAATCGCTGGTCATCAAACAAGGCTTTGCCGAGCCGGGTCTGAAAGCGGCGCAACCTGAAAAAGCGTACCAGTTCGAGCGCGAAGGCTATTTCTGCCTCGATGGTCGCCACAGCACCGCCGACAAACTGGTGTTTAACCGCACCGTCGGTCTGCGTGATACCTGGGCGAAAGCCGGCGAGTAA
- the lafA gene encoding lateral flagellin LafA produces the protein MLSINTNAASMAAVNAINKSNASLSQSMERLATGNRINSSADDAAGKQIANRLTAQSDGMAVAQRNIADATAMLQTADGTFDEMNDILGRMKDLATQAANGTYSDDDRAAMQSEFDELGQEMSDMMQNTTYGGTNLFNKSASGLFTQASGVTFQVGSEATDQMTVNISSQVDALTTSLSALSASFADDFGTDGTGGGTGASGSELMSSASATAAIDSIQSVMSDVGKIQSTLGASINRLNDTANNLQSMQDNTNVAIGNIMDTDYATEASNMSKEQVLMQTSITMLKQSNSMSGMVSSLLQ, from the coding sequence ATGTTATCTATTAATACCAACGCCGCCTCTATGGCCGCTGTCAACGCGATCAACAAAAGCAACGCCTCTCTGAGCCAGTCCATGGAACGCCTGGCTACCGGTAACCGCATCAACTCCTCAGCGGATGATGCGGCGGGCAAACAGATTGCTAACCGCCTGACCGCGCAGTCCGACGGCATGGCTGTTGCCCAGCGCAACATTGCCGATGCAACCGCGATGCTGCAAACCGCTGACGGCACCTTCGACGAGATGAACGACATTCTGGGTCGCATGAAAGACCTCGCAACACAAGCCGCGAACGGAACGTACAGCGATGACGACCGTGCAGCCATGCAGTCCGAGTTCGATGAACTGGGTCAGGAAATGTCTGACATGATGCAGAACACCACCTACGGCGGCACCAACCTGTTCAACAAATCCGCCAGCGGTCTGTTCACCCAGGCATCCGGTGTGACCTTCCAGGTGGGTTCGGAAGCCACTGACCAGATGACCGTGAACATCTCTTCACAGGTTGATGCGCTGACCACGTCCCTGAGCGCCCTGAGCGCGTCCTTCGCGGATGATTTCGGTACTGACGGTACTGGTGGCGGCACTGGCGCAAGCGGCAGCGAACTGATGTCTTCTGCATCCGCGACCGCGGCTATCGACAGCATTCAGAGCGTGATGAGCGATGTGGGCAAGATCCAGTCCACACTGGGGGCGTCCATCAACCGTCTGAACGACACCGCGAACAACCTGCAAAGCATGCAGGACAACACTAACGTGGCGATCGGCAACATCATGGATACCGACTACGCGACAGAAGCGTCCAACATGTCCAAAGAGCAGGTGCTGATGCAGACCAGCATCACCATGCTGAAACAGTCCAACAGCATGTCCGGCATGGTCTCCAGCCTGCTGCAGTAA
- a CDS encoding FliA/WhiG family RNA polymerase sigma factor, whose product MTLAWEIQEFQTLPSLTPAEESHYLQAYLPLVRKVVRQLAPQCSAVMDRQDMEQIALMGLLEAIRRYGAPDNGFGGYAVQRIRGAVLDELRSLDWRPRQLRQKFHQVNDAIRSLRKTLGREPEAHELTGEGITAEDYREYLSLEGAASLASLDELLAEDHSAVPLESRRLEEQVITQHMLGKALTQLSEKEQQILFLYYQQDMNFKEIALVLGLTEARICQLNKKIAQKLKDYFAAQ is encoded by the coding sequence ATGACACTCGCCTGGGAAATTCAGGAATTCCAGACCCTGCCGTCTTTAACGCCCGCGGAGGAGAGCCACTATTTGCAGGCTTATCTGCCGCTGGTGCGCAAAGTGGTGCGGCAACTCGCGCCACAATGCAGCGCGGTGATGGACCGGCAGGATATGGAGCAGATCGCGCTGATGGGCCTGCTTGAGGCCATCCGCCGCTATGGCGCGCCGGACAACGGGTTCGGCGGCTATGCGGTGCAGCGCATACGCGGCGCGGTGCTGGATGAACTGCGCAGCCTTGACTGGCGACCGCGCCAGCTGCGGCAAAAATTCCATCAGGTCAACGATGCGATCCGGAGCCTGCGTAAAACCCTCGGGCGCGAACCCGAGGCACATGAACTCACCGGCGAAGGCATCACGGCGGAAGATTACCGGGAATACCTGAGCCTGGAAGGGGCCGCCAGCCTTGCCAGTCTGGATGAACTGCTGGCGGAAGATCACAGCGCCGTACCGCTGGAAAGTCGTCGGCTGGAAGAGCAGGTGATCACCCAGCATATGCTCGGCAAAGCGCTCACCCAGTTGAGCGAAAAAGAGCAGCAGATCCTGTTTCTCTATTATCAGCAGGATATGAATTTTAAAGAGATCGCCTTAGTGCTTGGGCTGACGGAAGCGCGTATTTGCCAGTTAAATAAAAAGATTGCGCAAAAGCTCAAAGACTATTTCGCCGCACAGTAA
- the nagE gene encoding N-acetylglucosamine-specific PTS transporter subunit IIBC — MSILGYLQKVGRALMVPVATLPAAAILMGVGYWIDPVGWGGDNALAAFFIKSGSAIIDNMSVLFAIGVAYGMSKDKDGAAALTGFVGFLVLTTLCSPAAVSMIQKIPLDQVPAAFGKISNQFVGILVGIISAELYNRFSGVELPKALSFFSGRRLVPILTSFVMIVVAFILMYIWPVIFDGLVNFGEHIQKLGSVGAGVYAFFNRLLIPVGLHHALNSVFWFDVAGINDIPNFLGGAQSIEAGKAVVGITGRYQAGFFPIMMFGLPGAALAIYHCARPENKAKVLGIMMAGAFAAFFTGITEPLEFSFMFVAPVLYFIHAVLTGISVFIAASMQWIAGFGFSAGLVDMVLSSRNPLATHWYMLILQGLVFFVIYYVVFRFTITKFNLMTPGRELAVAGDESDGQDVNISTDGKDQDINGLARQYIAAVGGSANLTGIDACITRLRLNVKDSSQVNEALAKRLGATGVIRLNKTSVQIIVGFVAEKIANAMKTTGDVPAAPVTGGATHSAPAAAAPVAAAQAVPNAATIAQLVSPVTGEVVALDQVPDEAFASKAVGDGVAVKPTDKTVVSPAAGTIVKIFNTNHAFCLETDKGAEIVVHMGIDTVALGGQGFTRLVEEGATVTAGQPVLEMDLDYLNANARSMISPVVCSNIDDFRGLVINAEGHVVAGQTPLFEIKG; from the coding sequence GTGAGTATTTTAGGCTATCTGCAAAAGGTTGGCCGCGCGCTTATGGTGCCGGTCGCCACGCTGCCTGCCGCAGCAATATTAATGGGTGTCGGCTACTGGATTGACCCCGTGGGTTGGGGTGGGGATAACGCCCTGGCGGCGTTCTTCATCAAATCAGGGTCGGCCATTATCGACAACATGTCCGTACTGTTTGCCATTGGTGTGGCTTATGGTATGTCCAAAGACAAAGATGGCGCGGCGGCGTTAACAGGCTTTGTTGGCTTCCTCGTGTTAACCACGCTCTGCTCGCCAGCCGCCGTGTCCATGATCCAGAAAATCCCTCTGGACCAGGTACCAGCGGCATTCGGTAAAATCAGTAACCAGTTTGTCGGTATCCTGGTGGGGATTATCTCCGCTGAACTGTACAACCGTTTCAGCGGTGTGGAGCTGCCTAAAGCGCTCTCCTTCTTCAGCGGCCGTCGTCTGGTGCCGATCCTCACCTCTTTTGTGATGATCGTTGTCGCGTTCATTCTGATGTATATCTGGCCGGTGATTTTCGATGGTCTGGTAAACTTCGGTGAACATATTCAGAAACTCGGCTCCGTGGGCGCGGGCGTGTACGCCTTCTTCAACCGTCTGCTGATCCCGGTTGGCCTGCATCACGCGCTGAACTCCGTATTCTGGTTTGACGTGGCGGGCATCAACGACATCCCTAACTTCCTCGGCGGCGCACAGTCCATTGAGGCTGGTAAAGCGGTTGTGGGTATCACTGGTCGTTATCAGGCGGGCTTCTTCCCGATCATGATGTTCGGTCTGCCGGGTGCGGCGCTGGCGATTTACCACTGCGCGCGTCCTGAGAACAAAGCGAAAGTGCTGGGTATCATGATGGCCGGTGCCTTTGCCGCCTTCTTTACCGGCATCACCGAGCCGCTGGAATTCTCCTTCATGTTCGTGGCACCGGTGCTCTATTTCATCCACGCCGTACTGACGGGTATCTCCGTCTTTATCGCCGCCAGCATGCAATGGATCGCCGGTTTCGGCTTCAGTGCCGGTCTGGTGGATATGGTGCTGTCGTCCCGTAACCCGCTGGCTACGCACTGGTACATGCTGATCCTGCAGGGCCTGGTGTTCTTCGTTATTTACTATGTGGTGTTCCGCTTCACGATCACCAAATTCAACCTGATGACGCCGGGTCGCGAACTGGCGGTTGCCGGTGACGAATCCGATGGTCAGGACGTGAACATCAGCACCGACGGTAAAGATCAGGACATCAACGGCCTGGCGCGTCAGTACATTGCCGCGGTCGGTGGTTCTGCCAACCTGACCGGTATCGATGCCTGCATCACCCGTCTGCGTCTTAACGTGAAAGACTCCTCGCAGGTCAATGAAGCGCTGGCGAAACGCCTTGGCGCGACCGGTGTGATCCGTCTGAACAAAACCAGCGTGCAGATCATCGTCGGTTTCGTGGCGGAAAAAATTGCCAATGCCATGAAAACCACCGGTGACGTGCCGGCAGCGCCAGTAACTGGTGGTGCTACTCACTCTGCCCCTGCAGCAGCTGCACCGGTTGCCGCCGCTCAGGCTGTACCGAATGCCGCCACTATCGCGCAGCTGGTATCGCCGGTAACGGGTGAGGTTGTGGCGCTGGATCAGGTGCCGGATGAAGCCTTTGCCAGCAAAGCGGTGGGTGACGGCGTGGCAGTGAAACCAACGGATAAAACCGTGGTGTCTCCGGCAGCCGGAACCATCGTAAAAATCTTCAACACCAACCATGCCTTCTGCCTCGAAACAGACAAGGGTGCTGAGATCGTGGTGCACATGGGGATTGATACCGTGGCGCTGGGCGGTCAGGGCTTTACCCGTCTGGTGGAAGAGGGCGCTACCGTCACGGCAGGTCAGCCGGTGCTGGAAATGGATCTGGACTATCTGAACGCCAATGCGCGCTCCATGATTAGCCCGGTCGTGTGCAGCAACATTGACGATTTCCGTGGCCTGGTGATTAACGCCGAGGGTCATGTCGTGGCAGGTCAGACGCCGCTGTTTGAAATCAAAGGCTAA
- a CDS encoding flagellar basal body-associated FliL family protein, translated as MKRTLMVGMFAATLAILVGGGAAVGAIYYMKDQAPHASGDAAAASAAKPKAKKDGDEVFVTLPESLITLHDNSGNDRYMLLEVAMVADDEKASKKILADEPLYQSIIVSTLSDMEYDDVRKLKVSEIKQTLLTALKTQLKARDISAPYSDVLLKKVVYQ; from the coding sequence ATGAAAAGAACGCTTATGGTCGGCATGTTTGCCGCCACTCTCGCGATCCTCGTTGGCGGCGGTGCAGCCGTCGGCGCGATTTATTATATGAAAGACCAGGCGCCTCATGCGTCAGGTGACGCGGCGGCAGCCAGCGCGGCGAAACCAAAAGCGAAAAAAGATGGCGACGAAGTCTTTGTCACTCTGCCGGAATCGCTGATCACGCTGCACGATAATAGCGGCAACGACCGTTACATGCTGCTGGAAGTGGCCATGGTCGCCGACGATGAAAAAGCCTCGAAAAAAATCCTCGCTGACGAGCCGTTATATCAGAGCATCATCGTGTCCACCTTATCGGATATGGAATACGACGACGTCCGCAAATTAAAAGTCAGCGAAATAAAACAAACCCTGCTCACCGCCCTGAAAACGCAATTAAAAGCCCGGGATATTTCCGCGCCCTATAGCGACGTGTTACTGAAAAAAGTGGTTTATCAGTAA
- the fliS gene encoding flagellar export chaperone FliS translates to MYASDNGYTQYKEMDLAARTASASPLDLVLVLYAGLMDELERAKSHIENKRYERKAQSINKCIDILNALTSSLEFENGGDLVLNLARLYDHCVYRLYEASGQMSTDKIDEVVLILSNLREGWEGLSQKLG, encoded by the coding sequence ATGTACGCTTCAGACAATGGTTATACCCAATACAAAGAGATGGATCTCGCCGCCCGCACCGCGTCAGCCTCGCCGCTGGATCTGGTGCTGGTGCTCTATGCCGGACTGATGGACGAACTGGAACGGGCAAAGAGCCACATTGAAAACAAACGCTACGAGCGCAAAGCGCAAAGCATCAACAAATGCATCGACATCCTTAACGCTCTGACCAGCTCCCTGGAGTTTGAGAACGGCGGCGATCTGGTGCTGAACCTGGCGCGCCTCTACGACCACTGCGTCTACCGCCTGTACGAAGCCAGCGGCCAGATGTCGACGGACAAGATCGACGAAGTGGTGCTGATCCTTTCAAACCTGCGCGAAGGCTGGGAAGGCCTGTCGCAAAAGCTGGGCTGA
- the chiP gene encoding chitoporin ChiP has product MRTFSGKRSTLALAVAGVTAMSGWGLSGQASAAGFIDDSTLTGGVYYWQRERDRKDVNEDKYKTNLSHSTWNANLDFQSGYVADMFGLDVAAFTAIEMAENGDSGHPNEIAFSSSNKAYDEDWSGDKSGVSLYKAAAKFKYGPVWARAGYIQPTGQTLLAPHWSFMPGTYKGAEAGANFDYGTAGALSFSYMWTNEYKAPWHLEMDDFYQNDQKTKVDYLHSLGAKYDFKNDLLLEAAFGQAEGYIDQYFAKASYKFDVAGSPLSTSYQFYGTRDKVSDGSVNDIYDSTAWLQALTFSYKVGDVDLRLEGTWVKAEGQQGFFLQRMTPTYASSNGRLDVWWDNRSDFNADGEKAVFFGAMYDLKNLNLPGWQVGASYVYAWDAKPAEMATPDAYYDPNYRLKESAYSLDAVYTLQDGRAKGTMFKLHFTQYDNHSDIPSYSGGYGNIFQDERDVKFIVIAPFTIF; this is encoded by the coding sequence ATGCGTACGTTCAGTGGCAAACGTAGTACGCTGGCGCTGGCTGTTGCCGGTGTCACAGCAATGTCGGGCTGGGGGCTGTCCGGGCAGGCGAGCGCCGCCGGGTTTATCGACGATTCCACCCTCACCGGCGGCGTCTATTACTGGCAGCGTGAGCGCGACCGGAAAGACGTTAACGAAGACAAATACAAAACCAACCTCTCGCACTCTACCTGGAACGCCAACCTCGATTTCCAGTCTGGCTATGTCGCCGATATGTTCGGTCTCGATGTTGCCGCTTTTACGGCCATTGAAATGGCAGAAAACGGCGACAGCGGTCACCCGAACGAAATCGCGTTCTCCTCCAGCAACAAAGCCTATGACGAAGACTGGTCCGGCGATAAGAGCGGGGTAAGCCTGTACAAAGCGGCGGCGAAGTTCAAATACGGGCCGGTCTGGGCGCGTGCGGGTTATATCCAGCCCACCGGCCAGACGCTGCTGGCCCCGCACTGGAGCTTTATGCCTGGTACTTATAAAGGCGCGGAAGCCGGAGCGAACTTTGATTACGGTACGGCGGGCGCGCTGAGCTTCTCCTACATGTGGACGAATGAGTACAAAGCGCCGTGGCATCTGGAGATGGACGACTTCTACCAGAACGACCAGAAAACCAAAGTGGATTACTTACACTCGCTGGGTGCGAAGTACGATTTTAAAAACGATCTGCTACTGGAAGCCGCCTTTGGCCAGGCCGAAGGCTATATCGATCAGTATTTCGCGAAGGCCAGCTACAAATTTGACGTCGCTGGCAGCCCGCTCTCCACCTCGTATCAGTTCTACGGCACCCGCGATAAAGTCAGCGACGGCAGCGTCAACGACATCTATGACAGCACCGCCTGGCTGCAGGCGCTGACCTTCAGCTATAAAGTCGGGGATGTGGATCTGCGTCTGGAAGGCACCTGGGTGAAAGCGGAGGGGCAGCAGGGCTTCTTCCTGCAACGTATGACGCCGACCTATGCTTCATCGAATGGCCGACTGGACGTGTGGTGGGATAACCGCTCCGACTTTAACGCCGACGGCGAAAAAGCCGTGTTCTTCGGCGCAATGTACGATCTGAAAAACCTCAATCTGCCGGGCTGGCAGGTGGGCGCATCCTATGTTTACGCCTGGGATGCGAAACCGGCAGAGATGGCGACGCCGGACGCGTACTACGATCCGAACTATCGCCTGAAAGAGTCGGCCTACAGCCTCGATGCGGTGTATACCCTGCAGGATGGCCGCGCCAAAGGCACGATGTTTAAACTGCACTTCACCCAGTACGACAACCATTCCGACATCCCCAGCTACAGCGGTGGCTATGGCAACATCTTCCAGGATGAGCGAGACGTGAAGTTTATCGTCATCGCGCCGTTCACCATTTTCTGA
- a CDS encoding flagellar hook-length control protein FliK: MKTLSLLAEAMGQLLSALPVQPHADGSAEGFSLPDVQHLKHDEKPRPAEKTVADPRDQLDRLLAHFLTPPATDLAPAAGAPLMQRVAHAALSAKADGQPEQAADPLASLLTDSPKLQAVMATLLAAQPVAEATPQQQATLARSAAQNLQAIAPQQTAAPQASEKPRAMRSAPRVETAAPPRNDKLTPSVLASTTFATEMRPAEGFHANAQPLLLPADSAEWGDKLSSLLKDRIHFQIGQQQQSSTIRLDPPSLGKIEIAIHLEAGKLVVHIGASQADVCRSLQQLSDNLRQQLTGQNFGGVEVHVSQDGQSQQQQERQSEQQSQQIHSAVELEAEDTPTRQNDSVLIKV; this comes from the coding sequence ATGAAAACCCTGTCATTACTTGCCGAGGCGATGGGGCAACTGCTTTCTGCGCTGCCGGTGCAACCCCATGCAGACGGCAGTGCCGAAGGCTTTTCCCTGCCTGACGTGCAGCATCTGAAGCACGATGAAAAGCCGCGCCCGGCGGAAAAAACCGTTGCCGATCCACGCGATCAGCTGGATCGGCTGCTGGCACATTTCCTGACGCCGCCCGCTACGGACCTCGCACCCGCCGCCGGTGCACCGCTGATGCAGAGGGTCGCCCACGCTGCGCTGAGCGCGAAAGCCGACGGCCAGCCAGAGCAGGCTGCCGATCCGCTCGCCAGTCTGCTGACCGACTCGCCAAAACTGCAGGCGGTGATGGCGACTCTGCTCGCCGCGCAGCCGGTTGCAGAGGCCACCCCGCAGCAGCAGGCCACGCTGGCGCGCAGTGCCGCGCAAAATCTGCAGGCTATCGCGCCACAGCAGACGGCTGCGCCGCAGGCCAGCGAGAAGCCGCGAGCCATGCGCAGCGCGCCCCGCGTGGAGACCGCCGCGCCGCCGCGTAACGACAAGCTCACGCCGTCTGTACTGGCGAGCACCACCTTTGCCACTGAGATGCGTCCAGCGGAGGGTTTCCACGCCAACGCGCAGCCGCTGCTCCTGCCGGCCGACAGCGCGGAGTGGGGCGATAAGCTCAGCAGCCTGCTTAAAGATCGCATCCATTTTCAGATCGGTCAGCAGCAGCAAAGCTCGACCATTCGCCTCGACCCGCCGTCGCTGGGCAAGATTGAGATCGCCATCCATCTGGAGGCGGGCAAGCTGGTGGTGCACATCGGTGCCAGCCAGGCCGATGTCTGCCGCTCGCTGCAACAGCTCAGCGACAACCTGCGCCAGCAGCTCACCGGGCAGAACTTTGGTGGCGTTGAAGTGCATGTTTCGCAGGATGGACAGTCGCAACAGCAGCAGGAAAGGCAGTCAGAGCAGCAGTCGCAGCAGATCCACTCTGCCGTCGAACTGGAAGCAGAAGATACCCCCACCCGACAGAATGATTCTGTCTTGATCAAAGTGTAG